One genomic window of Haliotis asinina isolate JCU_RB_2024 chromosome 4, JCU_Hal_asi_v2, whole genome shotgun sequence includes the following:
- the LOC137282452 gene encoding uncharacterized protein → MWIPLSIILCVLSGADICRGSASRDLSTLHNEFFAWRMSDRPVTATTKGIHNYDDQLESFNMSMFAIRKEKADSFHNRLVAIPQTDLSKSDLVNYKILDDMLTTYIRGWEWREYQNLNPVTFMDGIQRNPSAFVNSLPFFTRGDYENYIARLQKMPNQYQEFQTLMRTAIELNRTSHNQSLIRVEEQFEALLGQANASVFFTPFLGSLDNGTVDPEVRQSLKERGLQAVSALQTAFGNMQQFIKNEYMPHTRPNIGISSLDRGREFYEACIRWYLSVNMTAQEVHDIGLREVDRIVGNMQKIMKDQGFEGSVRDYFRNIMNDTRFFFDTADEMIEEFEKQIFSVVEPKLEGYFSDIPGLPIEVRPTPNDGPIGSYSSGSADGSRPGIFWANVLHPKSSPNLTMMALTLHEANPGHHLQISYSITSDTPDFRQKMESSAYNKVPLAFPRYTAFVEGWGLYAEFLGEEMKLYRDDYELMGRYGSEMFRACRLVVDTGIHAFNWTRDQAIDYMLNYTARSYEAVAVEIDRYITWPGQALAYKIGEIKILELRRKAEKMLGERFDIREFHSVVLESGTLPLTVLEDLVNDWLDSYPEPGTGTPAPPTCGATGLESSLVWVILGLYVLPPVM, encoded by the exons ATGTGGATCCCGCTGTCGATCATACTCTGCGTACTGTCAGGGGCTGACATATGTCGTG GGAGTGCTTCTAGAGATCTCTCAACGCTGCACAATGAGTTTTTTGCCTGGCGAATGTCGGACAGACCGGTAACCGCCACCACGAAGGGAATACACAATTATGATGATCAGCTGGAGTCCTTCAATATGTCCATGTTCGCCATCAGAAAG GAGAAGGCAGACTCCTTTCACAACCGACTGGTCGCCATCCCACAGACTGACCTGAGTAAGTCGGACTTGGTCAATTACAAGATCCTGGACGACATGCTGACCACCTACATCCGGGGTTGGGAGTGGAGAGA ATACCAGAACCTGAATCCGGTCACTTTCATGGACGGGATACAAAGGAATCCATCTGCGTTTGTCAATTCCTTACCATTCTTCACTCGGGGCGACTACGAGAATTATATTGCCAGACTGCAGAAAATGCCAAACCAA TACCAGGAATTCCAAACACTAATGAGGACTGCCATCGAGCTAAACAGGACCTCCCACAACCAATCATTG ATTCGTGTTGAGGAACAGTTCGAGGCCTTATTGGGTCAGGCCAATGCGTCAGTATTCTTCACTCCCTTTCTTGGTTCCTTGGACAACGGTACAGTTGATCCGGAAGTCAG ACAATCGTTGAAAGAACGGGGGCTGCAAGCAGTCTCCGCTCTGCAGACAGCTTTCGGGAATATGCAGCAATTCATAAAAAAT GAGTATATGCCCCACACCCGCCCCAATATCGGCATCAGCTCTTTGGATCGAGGGCGAGAATTTTATGAGGCTTGCATCAGGTGGTATCTCTCCGTCAACATGACGGCACAAGAGGTCCACGACATCGGTCTCCGCGAGGTGGACAGGATCGTTGGCAACATGCAGAAG ATCATGAAGGATCAGGGGTTTGAAGGAAGCGTCAGGGACTACTTCAGGAACATCATGAATGACACTCGTTTCTTCTTCGACACCGCA GATGAGATGATAGAAGAGTTTGAGAAGCAGATCTTTTCAGTGGTGGAACCAAAGCTGGAGgggtatttcagtgatataCCAGGGTTACCAATTGA GGTCCGGCCAACGCCCAATGATGGTCCAATCGGGTCCTACAGCAGTGGATCAGCCGACGGTTCCAGACCTGGCATATTTTGGGCAAATGTTCTGCACCCCAAGTCAAG CCCTAACCTGACCATGATGGCGCTCACCCTCCACGAGGCCAACCCCGGACATCACCTGCAG ATCAGCTATTCCATCACATCAGACACGCCAGATTTCCGACAGAAAATGGAATCCTCGGCTTACAATAAAGTTCCTCTTGCCTTCCCGAGATACACTGCCTTTGTGGAG GGCTGGGGACTGTATGCCGAGTTCTTAGGCGAGGAGATGAAGCTGTACAGAGATGACTATGAACT GATGGGTCGTTACGGTTCTGAAATGTTCCGAGCGTGTAGACTGGTTGTGGACACAGGCATACATGCATTCAA CTGGACACGTGACCAGGCCATTGACTACATGCTAAACTACACAGCCAGGTCGTATGAGGCCGTTGCTGTAGAGATTGACCGCTATATCACGTGGCCTGGTCAAGCGCTGGCGTACAAGATCGGGGAGATCAAGATCCTGGAGCTACGACGGAAGGCGGAGAAGATGCTAG GTGAAAGGTTTGACATCCGGGAGTTTCATTCCGTTGTACTGGAAAGCGGAACCCTTCCCCTGACAGTACTGGAGGATCTCGTCAATGACTGGCTTGATTCCTACCCGGAACCAGGCACTGGGACCCCCGCCCCTCCCACATGCGGAGCGACAGGTCTTGAGTCGTCCCTGGTGTGGGTGATCCTGGGCCTGTACGTCCTCCCTCCAGTCATGTAG